In Gossypium hirsutum isolate 1008001.06 chromosome A10, Gossypium_hirsutum_v2.1, whole genome shotgun sequence, the DNA window aatttatatattatatgtttagCATTGTTCCTTGGTTTTTGTCAAATTTTTCAAATGCTTTGCACCACCTTTGCTCAATTCATTGATTTTCACACCCTCATCATGCCATCAAACGAGGAATTTATCGTGGAGCTACCGACATGGTCTTCCACCTATTGGGTCTCCAAGACTTCATCATTACTTATATATCCCTAATTATACCCGCCTTCAAGCACAACCTCAAATGCAACAAACTTGTTCTAGGTAACATTGTAAAGATATTGATTCTTACCCGTTTCGACCTCATACTATAATTTTGTATACAACCTTAACATGGTGGTCGTTAATGTTAAAAAATGAGAAAACCTGAATCTGCTTATGTCTTCTTCatattttttccttaatttttttatttataaaattcttattttaataaataaatgttataataaatatatatattcatttatttataagttttttataaaattttatgtatttttatcaaaaaaatgaacttttaaatcatttttatttttaaaagtttttttttattttttgaatttataagaGTCAGGAATGAATTGACATAATACGTaaaagttgagggttaaatttgttgaacttttaagaattaagaccaaattgatagTATTAATAAACATTGGATAGCCAAATTTGTTATTATGGCAATGAAAAATGATTCAGTCAACATTTTATTAGTGATTTAGAGGATGAGTggccaaaatattaaatttcaataacattagtgactaaaataaaaaaattttaaacttgaatAATCTAAACAAAAACACGCTATTAGTTAGATGATTATTTATATAGTTGACGCTTAAATATATTTGTGAGtgtaagtataaatatatatatatgtctaacCAATTATAATGATATGTAGATTCAACCAGTACAATACACAACAGATGAAGATTTGGTTAATTTGAAAAGAAACTGAACAAGACCCTTGTAAGACATATGCACATAATGGAAAAGAGACCAACACATCGTAAATGCAATTAGTAAGACTCAAACCTGAACCTTCAAAGAAATTTCAATctttattaatataacattaaaagtgtatcaaataatttatcttttattaatttaatatatttttatatttatttatacctATCGCGTGCTATAATGGTGTGATTAACCACATATGAGATTGTCATAACTCATAACTAATGTAAAAATAGGAAATATAAAGTTAGGTATCAAATAACTCCAAATAATTTGGCACATAACTGACTTATTTATCATTCATGATTGTGTtttgtataaaataatatttttttatgaatcttAAGAAAGCATACGCATAAAAGGATAAATGAAAGAGGGCACGTGTGAAAGATACTGTCATTGGCAAACAGGACACCTCATCAACTCATGATTTTGACATTTTGGGAATTCCAAAATTTCAATTTCTAACCCTTTTGCGTGACCGCCTGTTCTAATTTATGTACTTTTAAGTTaggggaattttttttaataatttatttttctccatatttgataatttaaaattaaatatttttttaaaatgaaaaataataagtaaataaaatctatttatcATTTAATCGAGAATATTTTCAATTGaatattctaaatttattttatttattttaatgttatattattctatggaaaattttatatacaaaatttattttttaaaataaagtaaaatatttaaaaataaaaatataatttttataatttaaaatctatatttaaatttaatacttaagttttaagcatttatttttttaatacttaaattttaaatttatcaaatagcattttacttattttaatttttttatttttttaaaaagaattcatTCTTATAGTCTTGATAAGCATTTAAAAATGCCTTCGTTAGTTCATAATGATCTGATTGTTGGGTAAAGACAAAAGTCATGTAGTTGGAAAGCTAAAACTCTCTCCTTAACGGGAAAAGTCACTCCTGCTAAAGTAGTCATCATATTTAGCTTAAATTCAATTTTGattacaaaaattaataaataaacttaattgaGTTTAAATAGTTCCattatatttctattaaaattctattttaaaaataaatatttaattgagttcGAGCTGAAATATTGAACTTAAAATCGAGCTCTAACTGAATTACGCTACTACTATACCCAAAGGTGTCTGGTTAGAGATGAAAAGATGATAAGAGGTTTGAGgacattttgttaattttgttaacaaaactattaatttttttttaatataatcaacTTGAAACTCACAGACCTAGGCATGCAGACACTACATTATAACACAAGTAGAaccatttgtatatatatatacacgtaggTATATATATGTCTTCTCTAATAAAGAAAGATGACCAGTTattaaaagagagagagagaattggGACTGggaaaatattatttcaaataattagaTCAACTACATTGCGACAAAGAAAGCAAAATAGACACCCATATAATATATCAACAAAAAAAAGGGTTTATGTGAATGTCATTTATTTCTCtcttatattaatttgaatatggaTCATATTCATTCGtaagaatgaacaaaaaaatgTGATTAAGATGACATAACTAATTGTGTGGATGGCACAAACCTCCTTTCAACTATATCATCGTTCTCAAACTTCATCTCATGCCTTTCACAAGCTATCCCATAATCATGCTTCACTTCATCCTCATGTACGTCATTATGTTCACTTTGTTTCATAAAACTTTGCTTGATATTCAATGTCGACAATGCTGTCGTCGATTCTTGTATGCCCCATGAATGATCATAGTTTTCTTGCAACTGATGTTGTTGGTTGTTATCGTTCACCGCAAACAGTTCCTCGTGAGGTTCTTGGACGTAATAATAGTTGGAGTTATACGAGTTCAATGGATCCTGGGGGTTGATCATATCGCAACCTAGCGTTAAATCGCTATGTTGTTGTTGAGCGGCCTGTGCACGGCATATGGCTAGCTGATTGAAAACCAGGTCAAGTTCGGCCTGGCTGTATTCGATTTGTCGTTGAAGCTCTTGAATGATCCTATAACAACCTCCAACAGGGTCATTAGCTCGTGCGTCGGACTGAAACACGATCGTACGCATGGCTATGTCCTTTTCGGGAGGGTTAAGGTTCTTAATGATCTTGGTGATGTTGCTGACCCCGAACAATTTATGCGCGTTTTGGAACTGTCGTTGCCGATCGTGAGGGAAATATGGGGCGAGAATGCAGTCCGGTGCACACTTCCTACGTTGGTATTTACATGCAGCGCAAGCTTGCGTTGTACCGTTACTACCAGTTCTCGCAATGCTCATATTTTTGGCTCTCTCTTTTTTGCTTATTGTTTTTGAAAGGGAATGAGATATCGGATGCGTTGCCGCCGGGGATGGTgcagtttttttttgtttgtttttatttattttttatgtatttttacagCAAAATGTTTATTTCTGGAGGGTTGTATGGGATGGGAATAAAGGAAAGGGAGAAAATAAGAGATGGAGAGAAATGAAAGGAATGGAAGACAGGTTGGTATATGAAGGAGAAAGGGTCCAAAGAGTGAaggaaaattaaacaaattctgtTATCAATGGATATTTTTGGATTGTTTATTGGGTAAGTTGGCACACTATTTGACTTAAAAACATTATCTGTTTATCTATGGGAGCTTAAAATAGATTCATGGTCTTAACTATTTTTAtgtagtttttgaaatttttgtaatgACCCTCTTTTTTTCAACATATTAATGTCTTGCTAAATTTGGTACTTTTTATCTTTTGCCACTTTTCGCATTAGTCTTTGCCCCTTTTGTTTCTTAAATCTTCTGTTGTTTTCCAGAAATTTCTAATTACTAGTTTCTTATGAGAAAGCCAATTGATTTTCTTTTCACCTTGGTTAAGCAAAATGATGACTTGTAAgggatttattttaattatttcatataaaagaTGTGACTTATTATAATAGCTTGCAAATGCAATCCCTTTTTATcatatacaatattaaaaatgataatgAGATAATACAATTTGAATCCGTGTCAAATAGGTATCtcataaaaattttcatgcaaatgAAAACATAAAACGGAAATCATCTAAAATTATCAACTTGGAGAGTGAATAACTTGAATGCAATACAGTGGACAAGGTTTATTAATCTTAATTTCACTTCCACTAGAAACTTTATGAACATCCAGGCCCCAGCACAAACGAGATTTCAGATCCCGATAAACTTCAATGGcaccaaaaagagaaaaaggaaaagattGCATTTGAACATGATCATGTTCCAAACGAAATCTTGATAAAAGGAGCAAGGTAGACAAGATATTAAGAGTTTTGGACTTGACAAAACAAAGAAATATGATCTAATTCTATAACTACAAGTTCTATGGATTCTGTTGTCGAACTTCCGGACTTCAACAGAACGAGCACTTGACCTGAATGCAGCAAAGCGAAGTACCGGTTGTCGCAAGCTGTAGTTTGAAATTCAAGGAAGAAAACAATCATCAATATGAAAGAACCAAAGAAGAAAGCAAATATAGAACAGCATAAGCAAAGCAAATCTATCATAGGATGAGTGCAAACATGTAGACAATCCAACCCAACAGCTCTAGAACAGTGGTGAACAACTTTGCAAGTGTTGtttgaaattatcatttaaagaGTTTTCAATGACAATAGATAAAACCTTTTATCTTAAGAAGTGGTAACAAAATTGTTGGCCAATGATTCCAAAATCAAGGAAAAGAATTTAAATCCTCTCTTTGATACTCTTAAAGGACACAGGCTCTGCAGACAAATGATAAACAACTACAATGCAAAGTTTGAACAATAATCTTTATAACATCCACAAATAGATTTTCCCAATATGTTATCAAATCCCCCTATTTAGCTCATctcatgcttgtcctcaagcatatgGTTTCTTCAAACATTAGAAATTATTctacaatttattaaaaatcgagccTCTTTTCCGCATCCATAATCAATGCAAACAACAtaggtaaaaataaataaatgctcagAATATATAATTTGATCAACAAGTGTCATAAAACTGAAATATGTAAACTAAatcattttactaaattgagtttgaatccaATAATttgcaagatattaattaatcacgcattaataaaaaattttaaacagggtcaaacctttttacgcgaaCTAAGATGACAACTCAAGCACCCTATCCCGGTTACTCAGTTCAAacagtcttttttttttaaggcTCGGTTAGTGGAGTGCTTATAAGTTCTCAATTTTTCACTTGAACCTTTTAACGCGAGATGAAATGACAACCCAAACACCTTACCCCGATTACTAAATTCGGTCACGTTTTCGAAATCTTCACTCATAACTTgagcctttatttatttatttttcattttatttatttatttatgtacaagCAACTATTTTTTTCCAAACAATCAATTACATGAAATATCTAGTTACATATATTAACCTTAAAACACAAATGTCAACTAATTTAGATACTTGAATACTTCAAttcaaaaattaccaaattgtccAAATTAACTAAGTAATGAGATTAAAAGCTCAATATCGAAATAAACTATCAAATAAATCTAACATAAGATTGAACATATACAAAAGAAAAACATGCagcaaaaatcatgcatatttACCGTTTCAAGTTTCATTAGTGCATCATAATGTAATCTAAACAGTAGACCTGCAGAATAACAGACACAATAGTTCCAAGATTGAAAAACACTTCTTGCCATGGTCCGGTTTTTCTGTTCATTACTCGAAAACCTGTTTCATGGTAAGATTCGTTTTGTTTTTGTTGTGAAGATAAACACTAGCATTTACATGGTTTTTCCCTATATTGATTCCAGACAACTTCCCTTGCCCTGACCCTGATTAATATGCCCTCACTGAAACCCCACAATATCTATAAGACTAAACACTCTGTTACTTGCTTCTTTcacacaaaacacaaaaaagagTACACAAAGAAGCAATGACACTTTTTAAACTAGGTCGATGAAATTGAATCTTTGAAACAAAGAATGTTAATGAGCAGTTCTTACGCAAATTGAAATCTTAATTGATACGTTACAGTGAACAGTACTGCAAGCAAATATTTATGTCAAATTGTTTTGTATGCATTTTCTTACCTGTGCATTATGGCTCAGTCTTAACAAGATCTTCAACAGAGCTTCTACAGTTGGCAATTAGGTCCCTTGAATTGGAAGAAAAACGAAATGTACACATTAAATACTTAAGTTGCAGGAAAGAAAAACACAAATCAAGGACCAATTGCTAACCTCCTTTGATTTAACAATTGTTCACTTTCCTCCAGCTTTTGCTTTTGTCCTTCAACAGTCTACAATCCAAAAACTATAAATTAAGTTACAGGAAGAAGCACTAACactaatatatattaatacattttatgtaTCGGGTTACTCTCATAACTATGTAAGAATATGTGAGTAAAAACTTTCATGTTAGACATGCAGCTTTATCAATATCACAGTTTATGAACAGAAATTTTAAGTTAAGAAACAAGAGAAGATAAGTAGATAATTTACCATAGGTTTGGTATTAATTGATGCCCCAATCGAGTTTAAAAGCTGTTGGCACTTCTCAAAATGATTGTTCAGTTCATTAATCTTTCAGAAAACCCACCAAGTAGAAAATCAGTAATCTTCGAAACAAATAATAAAccagttttaaattttaaaagaag includes these proteins:
- the LOC107896114 gene encoding LOB domain-containing protein 22 — protein: MSIARTGSNGTTQACAACKYQRRKCAPDCILAPYFPHDRQRQFQNAHKLFGVSNITKIIKNLNPPEKDIAMRTIVFQSDARANDPVGGCYRIIQELQRQIEYSQAELDLVFNQLAICRAQAAQQQHSDLTLGCDMINPQDPLNSYNSNYYYVQEPHEELFAVNDNNQQHQLQENYDHSWGIQESTTALSTLNIKQSFMKQSEHNDVHEDEVKHDYGIACERHEMKFENDDIVERRFVPSTQLVMSS